The Vicia villosa cultivar HV-30 ecotype Madison, WI linkage group LG1, Vvil1.0, whole genome shotgun sequence genome includes a region encoding these proteins:
- the LOC131659242 gene encoding secreted RxLR effector protein 161-like, with product MDPTQYRRLIGLLCYLCNMWLHLAFRVGIASKFMERPKVSHLAAVKWILRYSKGTIVCGILFPTTDTGIKYELLGYTNSNWFEDKDDQKSTTGYVFMFERASISRCSKKEIVVALSSCEAEHIATSLFACQAVWLVNLWEELDNKVEEVVTLLVDNASAINLAKNPISHGRI from the coding sequence ATGGATCCAACGCAATATAGGAGATTAATTGGATTGTTATGTTACTTGTGCAATATGTGGCTACATTTGGCGTTTAGAGTCGGTATTGCGAGTAAattcatggagagaccaaagGTGTCTCACTTGGCAGCAGTTAAGTGGATCCTACGATACTCCAAAGGTACTATTGTTTGCGGAATTCTCTTTCCCACAACTGATACGGGCATAAAGTATGAATTGCTCGGTTACACGAATTCCAATTGGTTCGAAGATAAGGACGATCAAAAGTCTACGACTGGTTATGTCTTTATGTTCGAAAGAGCTTCAATCTCTAGGTGCTCTAAAAAGGAAATTGTGGTGGCACTCTCTTCTTGTGAAGCCGAGCATATCGCGACGTCATTGTTTGCGTGTCAGGCTGTGTGGCTTGTGAATCTGTGGGAAGAGCTGGACAACAAGGTTGAAGAAGTTGTCACACTCTTGGTTGATAATGCTTCAGCCATTAATCTTGCTAAGAATCCCATATCACATGGGAGGATCTAG
- the LOC131602231 gene encoding cell wall / vacuolar inhibitor of fructosidase 1-like, which produces MTNLKPLTLFFFLQAIILITSIPTTYSRNTFPLNDEKLSSLIENTCKKTPNYNICIQSLKQNSGSSVADVTGLAQIMVKVMKAKANDGLNKIHQLQRVRNGGARKVLSSCGDKYRAILVADIPQAIEALEKGDPKFAEDGANDAANEASYCESEFNGKSPLTIQNNAMHDVSVVTAAMVRQLL; this is translated from the coding sequence ATGACAAATTTGAAGCCTCTAACTCTTTTCTTTTTCCTCCAAGCTATTATTCTCATAACTTCAATACCAACAACTTACTCTAGAAACACTTTCCCATTAAATGATGAAAAACTATCATCACTTATAGAAAACACTTGCAAAAAAACACCAAACTACAATATTTGCATTCAATCTCTCAAACAAAATTCTGGTAGTTCTGTAGCTGATGTAACAGGACTAGCTCAAATAATGGTGAAAGTGATGAAAGCAAAAGCGAATGATGGATTAAATAAGATTCATCAGTTACAAAGGGTGAGAAATGGTGGAGCTAGAAAAGTTTTGAGTTCTTGTGGTGACAAATACAGAGCAATTTTGGTAGCTGATATACCTCAAGCTATTGAAGCATTGGAGAAAGGGGATCCAAAATTTGCAGAAGATGGTGCAAATGATGCTGCAAATGAAGCAAGTTATTGTGAGAGTGAGTTTAATGGAAAATCACCACTTACTATACAGAACAATGCTATGCATGATGTTTCGGTTGTTACAGCAGCTATGGTTAGACAATTACTTTAA
- the LOC131602236 gene encoding cell wall / vacuolar inhibitor of fructosidase 1-like, with translation MTNLKPLTLFLFLQAIFLIISIPTTYSRSTFPSKDEKLSLIENTCRKTPNYNICIQSLKQNSGSSAADITGLAQIMVRVMKAKANEGLDKIHQLQRVRNGGARKVLSSCGDKYRAILVADIPQAVEALEKGDPKFAEDGANDAANEASYCESEFNGKSPLTIQNNAMRDVSAVTAAMVRQLL, from the coding sequence ATGACAAATTTGAAGCCTCTAACTCTTTTCTTATTCCTCCAAGCTATTTTTCTCATAATCTCAATACCAACAACTTACTCTAGAAGCACTTTCCCATCAAAAGATGAAAAACTCTCACTTATAGAAAACACTTGCAGAAAAACACCAAACTACAACATTTGTATTCAATCTCTCAAACAGAATTCTGGTAGTTCTGCAGCTGATATCACAGGGCTAGCACAAATAATGGTGAGAGTGATGAAAGCAAAAGCAAATGAAGGATTGGATAAGATCCATCAGTTACAAAGGGTGAGAAATGGTGGAGCTAGGAAAGTTTTGAGTTCTTGTGGTGACAAATACAGAGCAATTTTAGTAGCTGATATACCTCAAGCTGTTGAAGCTTTGGAGAAAGGAGATCCAAAATTTGCAGAAGATGGTGCGAATGATGCTGCAAATGAAGCAAGTTATTGTGAGAGTGAGTTTAATGGAAAATCACCACTTACTATACAGAATAATGCTATGCGTGATGTTTCAGCTGTTACTGCAGCTATGGTTAGACAATTACTTTAA